Genomic DNA from Haloplanus sp. HW8-1:
TCCCACAGGGGTCGGTCGACTCCTCGCCCCGGATCGCGCCCGCCGATACTCACTGAGCCAATGACGGAACGAAGGACTTCGGAAAAGGAGAGCGAGAAACGAACCCACCGGTATCGGGCGCTCGTTGAAGCGTCGCACGACGTCACCACCACCATCGACACGGACGGAACGATGACGTACGTGAGCCCCCCGCCGTCACACGAGTTCTCGACGACGACTCCGAGGAATTAGTCGGGCACACTGGATACGGATACGTCCATCCCGACGACCGAGAGCGAAACGAAGACGTGGTCGAAGCCGTGCTGTCGGCCCAGGACGAACCCCAGACCGTCGAAGTCAGATTCGAACACGCCGACGGGTCGTGGTGCTGGATCGAAGCCACGATGCGGAATCGACTCGAAGACGATGTCATCTTTCTACAAGCGGGAAACCCCGCCGTTTACCGCGGGGAGGAACGCGACACGGTGAGAAACAACCGCCGTTCGGTGGCCGACCGACTCCCCACACCAAACGCAACCTATATGAATGTAAGGTTCTACATATGAAGTATGGCGGAGGTACGTCGCACGGTCGTCGTCAAACTCGATATGGACGACAGCGACGCGACTCTCCTCCACGGAACCGTCAAGCAGTACCTGTGGGCGTGCAACTACGTCGTCCAAGACGCGTGGCAGGACGACTACAAGCCCACCTCGAAAACCAAACTCCACGACCGGACGTACTCCGACGTTCGCGAACAGACACGGCTTCAAGCCAACCTCGTTCAATCCGCACGCAACAAAGCCGCCGAAGCCATCAAGGGCGTCGTCGCCCGCTGGCAGAACGGCAAGAAGGCGTCACAACCACACTTCACGACCCCATCCGTCAGATACGACAAACGGAGCGCGACGTTCTACGACGACCGCGTATCCCTCTCCACGGTGAACGGACGTATCGAAGCCGAATACGTCTTTCCACCAGAGGGAGACAACCCGCACACGAAGTTCCTCCACGACGACGACTACAAGGTCACGGGTGCGACGCTCCAGTACCGCGACGCGACGGACACCTTTTTCTCCACATCGGAACAAAGGCCGATGTGGAGTCCGAGATACCGGACGAAGGCGACGCCGAGAACAGCACAGTCCTCGGCGTGGACCTCGGTATCGAACAGATTGCCGTCACGTCAACCGGAATGTTCTGGAGCGGCGACTACCTCAATCACCGCCGTCGGGAGTACGAGCGGGTGCGTGGCGACCTGCAACGGACAGGTACGGAATCAGCCCATCGAACTATCGAACGGATGGGCGACCGAGAAACACGGTGGGTCGAAGATTACCTGCACCGGATCTCGAAAGCCATCGTCAAAGAAGCCGTCGCGCACGACTGCGACCGGATAGCCTTCGAGGAGTTGACCGACATCCGCGACCGGATGCCGGGCGCCAAGAAGTTCCATACGTGGGCATTCCACCGTCTGTACGACTACACGGCGTACAAGGCCGAAGCGGAGGGCATCAAAGCCATGCAGGTAGACCCAGCGTACACGTCAAAACGTTGCTCGAAGTGCGGGACGACGCTGGACGAGAATCGTCCGTCACAAGCGAGGTTCTGTTGCCAGAAGTGCGGGTACGAGGTTAACGCGGACTACAACGCGGCGAAGAATATCGGATTTCGGCTACTCCGTGCGGAGCAAAAGTCTCCGCATGGAGGGGCGACACGTCACCTCGCCCTGAAGTCGGGGACGCTGAACGTGAATGGCGGCTACTCGCCTGCCACCCAGTAGGGTCGGCCAGAACGGGAGTTCACCGACAAGCTCCGCCCTTTAGGGCGGAGAAGGTGACTTTGTGTATCTCACCAAGATGTACGAGTATGTGAGTAACAGCGTTTTTCAACAGTCTGTCGAGGAACGGCCGTTCGTGGACGAGGAGGGGGAAGGCTTACGTCATTCCCAGCGATTAATATTATTAACTGAGCATGGCCACCGCTACAGAGCCGCCGGCCGGCGTCGAGTTCGTCCACGAGGAGGACGGGCGAGTGACGGCCCGGCACGTCGAATCCGGCGTTGCATCGTTCGGCGACAGCGAGACCGATGCACTCCGCCAGCTCGCCGACGCTCTTGACAGTCACTTCGGCGCTGGGGAGTCCATCGACGATCCCGAGACTTGGCTCGCCGAGGAAGGGATCGACGCCGAGATCGGCGAGGCCGGCTCGCCACCTTGGCTCGAATAGCGTGGTTCGGACGACGTTCTCCTCGCGGGAAATTATCAAAGCGCTCACCAAGCACGGCTTCGTTCCGGTCGGCGGGAAGGGGAGCCACACAACGCTCCGCTACGAGAACGCCGACACCGGCGAGGTTCGGACGGTGACGGTTCCGAAAGGTGACCCAATTCCGGTCGGGACGCTTCAGGACATCGCCGATCAGGCCGGCGCAAACGACTTCCATGAGTTTTGCCGGTGGGTTGACCGGACATGTTGAACGCGGCAGTAGAGCGCCATGACAGTGACCCGGGGCGAACGTCGGGATTTCGATCGCCTCGCAGCTGACGTTACTCCGGGGTCCAGCCGTCTATGCGTGTCCAGGTGGCGGGAGTTACGCACTCGCTCCCTGCCGATCCGGCGTGTCCACGTTCGATGCCCTATGAATCCCGACAAACCACGTATAGTATTCTTCAACAGTCCTCGGTAATTGAGACTCGATTCTCAAATTCAGATTCGTAATTCCGGGATTCATTTCGACTTGTCTATTACGCGTAACTTAGTCGGAGTTCTTCCCGTCCCCTCATGATCCTGAACATTGTTACAGATGATCTCTCGCAACTCGTAGCCAATTCTGTGATGCTAGGTCTCCACTGGTGGGTATCCCTCTTCACGACGTTATGATCCGTCAATGAAAACATCTATGATGAATTCGTGGAAAGTTCATTCATGGACACAGGCCCCCATAACGATGCTTTGGGGGATAACGGAGAGAGTACCAGCCGCTATAGATCCATCATCGAAGCTGTTCGAGACGGCGTTTTCGTCGTCAATCTGGACGGGACTATCATCTACGTCAACGACTCGCTTTGCTCATTGACTGGACGTGAGCGGAACGAACTGGTTGGCAACACGTTCGACACGCTGGTTGAATCAGGACTGGTTGAATCAGCCGAGTTTGATCGATTCGTTACAACCATCAACTCCATTGCCGACGGAGAAATCCAGGATGAAATTCTGACCTTCGAGATTGACCAGGAAACCGAACAGATGGTAGACGTTCGCGTCTCGAAACATATCCGGGACGACGGCACTGACGATATCGTCGGCGTGGTCCGGGATGTGACAGAGCGCGAACGAAGGGCCCGAGCGGCAGAACAAAAACAGGAGGTGCTGGCAAAACTGTATCAAGTTGGTGCAGAGGACGCTCTCACGTTCGAACAAAAAGCCGAGCGTATCCTCTCCATCGGGTGTGAGTACCTGTATCTGCCGTTTGGGTTCCTGTCGAGAATAAAGGAAGACACACAAGAGATTGTACACGCTGTTGGCGATCATACACTGCTCCAGCCAGACGAAACCGCACCGCTGGAGCAGTCGTACTGTCGGAAAACCATCCAAAGCGACGACCTGGTCGGTATGCAGGACGCACAAGCGGAGTTAGGCGAAGACGACCCGGCGTACGAACTGTTCGACTTGGGCTGTTATATCGGAACGAAGGTCATG
This window encodes:
- a CDS encoding type II toxin-antitoxin system HicB family antitoxin, which codes for MATATEPPAGVEFVHEEDGRVTARHVESGVASFGDSETDALRQLADALDSHFGAGESIDDPETWLAEEGIDAEIGEAGSPPWLE
- a CDS encoding type II toxin-antitoxin system HicA family toxin; this translates as MVRTTFSSREIIKALTKHGFVPVGGKGSHTTLRYENADTGEVRTVTVPKGDPIPVGTLQDIADQAGANDFHEFCRWVDRTC